From Lolium perenne isolate Kyuss_39 chromosome 5, Kyuss_2.0, whole genome shotgun sequence, a single genomic window includes:
- the LOC127304852 gene encoding uncharacterized protein produces the protein MHLQHQQHSPAALIQGQQMFGESQACDIAELHQLIDEALARGFDDEIPMPAPIAHVPHDFQAAPFHYVQHPQDPVTALLHQQTLGEGDASAFGFHDQMPMPAPIAQGQHDFQFQAAPSDYVQHPQHQDPVTDLQQQHILGEASGYGFQDQMPMQANIAQGLHDFQAAPSDYVQHHQDQDPMTAIQHRQILGEASTFGFHDQMPMQANIAQGQHGFQAGPSDYVQHPQLPATAVLPPQVIGESPAFGLHDQILGDASAFNFHDQLLMPAPIADGQHGFQAAPADYVQHPQLPTTAVLPQQVIGESQVFGLNDQLLADASAVGFHDQLPMLAPIADGQHGFQAGPSDYVQHLQVPDADIQSEQIIFEASAYGLQDQLPTPPSGGSEEDVFSLPPIDDSSEMMQEYLMDNVAVEFVSDQAVNHAGGSGATGLMEDEMDFVPLWPGRLECDHCHVLGKIRSQSETRQVFIFLHSAADGSIQHAIMEINYHGDDIQAPKLYIDFSRQTREFVLNFIRNKVELLRKETGGAVLDSHEVAQNSNIIEAPPPSPPQDAEPSMEATADNNVIVNGLPEPPVFQSFDEDQENQPSESAEVHSSMPRMQQERAAPPTLEEKAEEIRQYLQELKENAQRELNTNDANLKIFCRRTNCTWKVVRVCTYVRDNIIVRL, from the exons ATGCACCTCCAGCACCAGCAGCACTCTCCGGCGGCACTCATCCAGGGCCAGCAAATGTTTGGAGAGTCGCAGGCTTGCGACATAGCAGAGCTGCACCAGTTGATCGATGAGGCGTTGGCACGCGGCTTCGACGATGAAATACCGATGCCGGCGCCGATCGCTCACGTTCCGCACGACTTCCAGGCGGCGCCTTTCCACTATGTGCAGCACCCTCAGGATCCGGTGACGGCTCTCCTACACCAGCAAACCCTAGGCGAAGGCGATGCATCTGCCTTCGGCTTCCACGATCAAATGCCGATGCCGGCGCCCATCGCTCAAGGTCAGCACGACTTCCAGTTCCAGGCGGCACCTTCGGATTACGTGCAGCACCCTCAGCATCAGGATCCGGTGACGGACCTCCAACAGCAGCATATCCTAGGCGAGGCATCTGGCTACGGCTTCCAGGATCAAATGCCGATGCAGGCGAACATCGCTCAAGGTCTGCACGActtccaggccgcgccttccGACTACGTGCAGCACCATCAGGATCAGGATCCGATGACGGCCATCCAGCACCGGCAGATCCTAGGCGAGGCATCTACCTTCGGCTTCCACGATCAAATGCCGATGCAGGCGAACATCGCTCAAGGTCAGCACGGCTTCCAGGCGGGGCCTTCCGATTACGTGCAGCATCCTCAGCTGCCGGCGACGGCCGTCCTACCGCCGCAAGTCATAGGCGAGTCGCCCGCATTCGGCCTCCACGATCAAATCCTGGGCGACGCGTCGGCTTTCAACTTCCATGATCAACTGCTGATGCCGGCGCCCATCGCTGACGGCCAGCACGGCTTTCAGGCGGCGCCTGCCGATTACGTGCAGCATCCTCAGCTGCCGACGACGGCCGTCCTACCGCAGCAAGTCATAGGCGAGTCGCAGGTATTCGGCCTCAACGATCAATTGCTGGCCGACGCGTCAGCTGTCGGCTTCCATGATCAACTGCCGATGCTGGCGCCCATCGCCGACGGTCAGCACGGCTTCCAGGCGGGGCCTTCTGATTATGTGCAGCACCTTCAGGTGCCCGATGCGGACATCCAGAGCGAGCAGATCATATTCGAGGCGTCTGCTTATGGCTTGCAGGATCAACTGCCGACGCCGCCATCAGGAGGAAGCGAGGAAGATGTGTTCAGCCTTCCACCCATTGACGACAGCTCCGAGATGATGCAAGAGTACTTGATGGACAATGTTGCGGTGGAGTTTGTAAGCGACCAAGCAGTAAACCATGCTGGCGGTAGCGGCGCCACTGGCCTTATGGAGGACGAAATGGATTTCGTCCCGCTCTGGCCAGGGCGACTGGAATGTGACCACTGCCATGTCCTCGGGAAGATCAGGTCCCAGAGTG AGACTCGACAAGTGTTTATCTTTCTCCACAGTGCGGCTGATGGAAGTATCCAACATGCTATCATGGAAATCAATTACCATGGCGACGACATCCAAGCCCCCAAGCTGTACATTGA TTTCAGTCGGCAAACCCGCGAGTTTGTGCTCAACTTCATCCGGAACAAAGTTGAGTTGTTGAGGAAGGAGACGGGTGGTGCCGTGCTGGACTCCCACGAGGTCGCCCAGAACTCCAACATCA TTGAAGcaccgccgccatcaccacctcaAGATGCTGAGCCGTCCATGGAGGCCACTGCAGACAACAACGTGATCGTGAATGGATTACCAGAGCCTCCCGTTTTTCAGTCCTTTGATGAGGATCAGGAAAATCAGCCCAGCGAGAGTGCCGAGGTGCACTCAAGCATGCCCCGTATGCAGCAGGAGAGAGCGGCACCTCCCACCTTGGAGGAGAAAGCCGAGGAGATTCGGCAGTACCTCCAGGAGCTAAAGGAGAATGCTCAGAGGGAATTGAATACGAATGACGCCAACCTCAAGATCTTTTGCCGTAGAACCAACTGCACCTGGAAGGTGGTCCGGGTATGTACCTATGTGCGTGATAATATCATTGTGCGTTTATAA